The stretch of DNA CCCTCGACGGTGTCGCTGACGAACTTCGAGACGATCCTGGCACAGACGCAGTTCGTCGGCCAGTACCTCGTCAACAGCGTCATCGTCGCTGGCGGCTCGGCGGTCCTGGTGCTCGCGATCGCGACGCCGGCGGGCTACGCCTTCTCCCGGTACGACATCAGGTACAAGAACTACCTGATGATCGCCATCCTGTTCGTCCAGATGATCCCGTTCCTGGCGATGATCATCCCGCTGTACCGCATCTTCTCGATCGTCGGCCTGCTGGACACGCTGTTGGTCATCGTCATCGTCGCCTCGGCCAACACCATCCCCGTCGGGACGTGGCTCATCAAGGGGTACTTCGATACCGTTCCCGAGGGGCTGGAGGAGGCCGCCCGCGTCGGCGGTGCCTCGCGGTTCCAGGCGTTCCGGGTCATCATCCCGCTGGCCAAGCCGGCCCTGGGCGCGGTCACCATCTACGCGTTCGTCGGCGCGTGGAACCAGTTCGTCATCCCGCTGACGTTCACCAACAGCGAGGCCAAGTGGGTGTACCCGGTCGCGCTCTACCGGTTCATCTCCCGACAGGGGGTCGTCAACTGGGGACTGTTGGGGGCGGCCAGCCTCATCGCGATGCTGCCGATCCTCGTGTTGTTCGTGACGTTCCAGAAGCAGTTCGTCGCCGGGCTCACCGGCGCGGAGTACAAAGGGTGATCCTATGAGTACGATCAGACTCGACAACGTGACCAAGGAGTTCAGTGACGTAACGGCCGTCGACGACGTCGACTTCGAGATCGAGGACAGCGAACTGCTGGTCCTCGTCGGGCCCAGCGGCTGCGGGAAGACCACGCTGTTGCGGACCATCACCGGGCTGGAGACCCCCACCGAGGGCGAGGTCTACATCGACGACAACCGCGTGACCGACATCCCGGCCCGCAAGCGGGACGTGGCGCTCGTCTTCCAGAACTTCGCGCTGTTCCCGCATATGAGCGTCTTCGAGAACATCTCGTTCAACCTCCGGATGCAGGGCGACCTCGACGGCGAGGAGATCGAGGCCCGCGTCGAGGACATCGCGGAGATGCTCGACATCGGCGAGCTGCTGGAGCGGGACATCAGCGAGCTCTCGGGCGGGCAGAAACAGCGCGTCTCGCTGGGCCGGGCCATCGTCACCAACCCCGCAGCCTTCATGCTCGACGAGCCGCTTGCGAACCTCGACGCCAACCTCCGGGACCAGATGGAGACGGAGATCGTCCGGCTCCAGAAGCGGCTGGGGATCACCACCGTCCACGTCACCCACAACCAGAGCGAGGCGATGACGATGGGCGACCGCATCGCGGTGATGAACGACGGCGAGATCCAGCAGCTGGGCACCCCGGAGACGGTGTTCTACGAGCCGGCGAACCTCTTCGTCGCCCGGTTCATCGGCAGCCCGACGATGAACCTCGTCGACGCCACCGTCGAGAGCGACGTGGTCCGCGTCGGCGGGTTCGGCGACGCCAGCCTCGCCGTGCCGGTCGACACCGACGCTGTCGGCGAGCGGGACGTCGTCCTCGGGGCGCGCCCGGAACACGTCGAGGTCAGGCAGGACGATCCCGGGGGGAGCGAGTGGCTGTCGATGGAGGTGGCCTTCGAGGAGTTCCACGGGGCGAACCGCTACCTGTTCTTCGAACCGCCCGGCGTCGAGGAGTTCGTCGCACAGGTCGACTCCAGCGAGGACTTCGGCACCGGCGACCGGGTCAGCGTCCGGCTCGTCCCCGACCAGGTCCACCTCTTCGATCCGGCGTCCGGCGAGCGCGTCAACGAGGCGACGATCGAGGGGCCGAGCACGCCAGTCCCGGAGTCGCACAAGGGCGACGATGACTGAGGAGGTGCTCGTCGACGGCCACACGTTCCTCGTCACCGACGAGGCGTTCGCGCTCGACGGGACCGGCGGCCTGTTCCACCGGGACACGCGCTACCTCTCGGACCTGTCTGTCTCCGTCGAGGGAACCGACCTCGCACCGGTGGGCAGCACCCTCCAGTCGCCGTGGCGACGGCGGGTGACGTACGCCGACGCCGCCTCGACGGTGAACAAGATCGACGAGTCCGAGGAACAGAAACACACGACGCTGGCGCTGACGCGGGACCAGGTCGTCGCCGAGGGCCTCGGCCTCGTCGAGCGCGTACACGTCACCAACCACGCGCGGTCGGCGACGACGGTCCAGCTGTCGGTCGACGTCGACGCCGACTTCGAGAACCTCTTCGAGGTGCGGGACCTCTCGACGGGGATCGACCGCGAGATCGAACGCTCCGCGGGGGACGACCGGATCGGGTGGCGCTACGACCCGGCGGACGCGGGCGGCGCGGCGACGACCGTGTGGTTCGACCGCGCGCCGGAGACGCTGACCTCCCGGGGCGCGACCTGCCGGCTCCCGCTGGCCTCGCAGGCGTCCGAGACGGTGACCGTGGCGGCGCTCCCCGGCGGGACCGACGGCCCGGTCGAGGCGTCGCTGTTCGACCGCGCGGTCGAGGCGGCCGGCGGTCCCGAACTCGGCGTCGACGCCGCCGCCCTCGCGGGGAGCCGCTACGGGACGCTGTTCGAGCGCGCCGTGGCGGACCTGCGGGCGCTGGTGACGGCCACCGACCACGGCCCGGTGCCGCTGGCCGGGGTCCCGTGGTTCGCGACCGTGTTCGGCCGCGACGCGCTGCTGACGGCGTACAACGCCGTCCCGGTCGCGCCGACGCTGGCGGCCGGGACGCTCCGATACCTCGCCGCCCACCAGGGGACCGGCGAGGACCCCTACCGCGAGGAGGCACCGGGCAAGATCTTCCACGAGATCCGACAGGGCGAACTCGCCGAGCGGGGGGAGATCCCGCATACGCCGTACTACGGCACCGTCGACGCGACGCCGCTGTGGCTGGTCGTCCTCGACGAGACGCGGCGCTGGACCGGGGACGAGTCGCTCGTCGACGACCTCTGGGCGGCCGCCCAGCGCGCCGTCGACTGGCTCGACCGCGCGACCGACCGGGGCCGGGAGGACCCCTTCCTCTACTACCGCGAGGCCGACAGCGCCGGGCTGGTCCACAAGGCCTGGCGGGACACGGAACGCAGCGTCCAGTTCGCCGACGGGCGGCCGGCCGACGCGCCGCTGGCCAGCGCCGAGGTGCAGGGGTACGTCTACGACGCCTACCGGCGGACCGCGGCGATGGCTCGCGAGCGCGACCAGTACGCCGACGCCCGCGAGTACGAGCGCCGCGCCGAGCGCCTCGCCGAGCGGTTCGACGCCGAGTTCTGGCTCCCGGAACGGGAGTACTACGGGACGGCCCTGACCGGCGACGGGCGGGTGGTCGACTCGACGACCTCCAACGTCGGCCACTGCCTCTGGTCGGGGCTCGTCCCCGACGAGCGGGCGGGGGCGGTCGTCGACACGCTGCTGGACGACGGGCTGAACTCCGGCTGGGGCGTGCGGACGATGAGCAGCGAGGACGCGGGCTACAGCCCCGTCTCCTACCACGTGGGGAGCGTCTGGCCCCACGACAACGCCCTCGTCGCGCTGGGGACCGCCGACTACGGCTTCCACGAGGCGGCCGAGCGCGTCGCGACCGGCGTACTCGAGGCCTGCCGGAACCTCGACCGGCAGCGGGTCCCGGAGCTGTACTGCGGGTTCGCCGACGAGACGCCGTACCCGTACCCCTCCGCCTGCGAGCCGCAGGCGTGGGGCGCGTCGACCCCGGTCGCGCTCCTGCGCGCCCTGTTCGGGCTCGACCCCGACGAGGGGGTCACGAGGACCCCGTCGTCGCTCGACGTCGAGCGCGACGCCGTCGCCGCCCTCGTCGACGGGGCCGACGCGACCGTCGCCGCCGGCGGTGACGCGCCGTGAGGGTCCTCCTCGTCGACGTGGATTCGCTGCGGCCGGACCACCTCGGCTGCTACGGCTACGACCGCCCGACCTCGCCGACCGTCGACGCGCTGGCGGCCGACGGCGTCCGGTTCACGCGGGCGTACGCCTCCGACACGCCCTGTCTCCCGAGCCGGACGGCGCTGGCCGCGGGCCGGTTCGGCGCGCGGACCGGGGTCGTCACCCACTTCGGCGAGGGCCAGTGGTACGACCACGGCGCGAGCGGCCACGAGGCCGACGCGGACGCGCCGCTGGCGTTCCGACACCTCTCGCGCCACGGCGTGCGGACCGCGACGGTCAGCAGCTTCGGCAGCCACCACGCGGCGTACCACTTCAGCGGCTCGTTCACGGACGCGATCCAGCCCACGCCCCGGAAGGACACCGAGACGGCCGCCGACGTGACCCGCGAGGCGACCGCCTGGCTCGACCGCCACGCGGCCGACGACGACTGGCTGTTGCACGTCCAGTACTGGGGCGTCCACCACCCGTACCACGACGTGACCGACGACGTCGAGACGCTCCGGGACGACGACTGGACCCCCGACTGGCCAGACGGCGAGGCCCTCGCCGCCCAGCGGGGGACGACCGGGCCCCGGACCGCCGACCTCTGGCCGACGCCCGACGCCGTCGGCGAGCCGGACTACGAGGCCCAGTACGCCGACTGGCCGATGCCGGACCGCTTCGAGACGCCCGAGGACGTCGCCCACCTCGTCGACGGCTACGACGCCAGCGTCCGTCGGATCGATCGCCACGTCGATCGACTGCTGACGGCGCTCGACGACGCCGGCGTCCGCGAGGAGGTCACCGTCGTCGTCACCGCCGACCACGGCGAGGCGCTGGGCGAACACGGCCTCTACGCCGAACACGGCCTCGCGCACCCGCCCACGCAGCGGGTCCCGCTCGTCGTCGCCGGGCCGGCCGTCGACGATCCCGACCGCGCCGTCGACGCGCAGGTCTACCAGTTCGACCTGACGGCGACGCTCTGTGACCTCTTCGACGCCCCCGTCCCGGACGGCTGGGACGCCGCGCCGCTGACCGACGCCCTCCGCGGCCGGTCGTTCGACGGCCGTGACGCGCTGGTCTGTGGCCACGGCATCTTCACGTTCAGCCGCGCGGTCTACGAGGACGAGTGGGCGTACATCCGGATCCTCCACCCCGGCGTGTTCTCGCACCCGGCGCTGTTCAACGCGCCCGACGCCGAGGGGCCGGCCGCCGGCCTCGAACTGCTCCACGACCGCGAGGCGGACCCGCACATGACGGAGAACGTCGTCGCCGACCACCCTGACGTCGCCGATCGGTTGCGCCGCCGGCTGGCCGACTGGCGGGACGAGATGCTCGCCACCGCCGACGCCGGCGGCACCGACCCGCTCGCGCGGATGGCCGTCGACTCCGGCCCCTTCTACTACGTCGACCCCGAAGAACTGGCGGCGTACTACCGTGAGACCGACCGCAGCGACCGACAGGTCCGGGCCGTCGAGCGGGCGCGGTCGTTCCCGACGGACCGATGAGACGGGCGTCCCGTCGCGCGGGCGACCAGGCGGGGTCCCCCGCTGCGGCGAAACGACTTCGTGTGTCCCGCGGTGACACCCGACTATGACCGACGAGGACCCGGCCTGCTGTGGGCCCGACCGCGGGTCCGACGAGCGCCCGGCCCGCGCGGGCGGCGACCGGCGAGGCACCGACGCCGCGCGACGGGCGACCGAACCGGCGGGCGGCGACGACGACCGGACCGAGGGGATGGTCCGCCTCGACGGCGGGACGTTCACGATGGGGACCGACTCCGACGAGGGCTTCCCCCAGGACGGTGAGGGGCCGACTCGCGAGGTCACGCTGTCGCCGTTCCACGTCGACCGCCACGCGGTGACCGTCGCGGAGTTCCTGACGTTCGTCCGCGAGACCGGCCACACCACCGACGCCGAGCGGTACGGCTGGTCGTTCGTCTTCGAGGACTTCGTGGCCGACGCCGACCGCGAGCACGTCCGCCAGCGCGTCGACGCCGCCCCCTGGTGGGTCGCCGTCGCGGACGCGACGTGGCTCCGGCCCGACGGCCCCAGTTCGAGCGTCCTGGACGACCGCGAGCGGTTGAAACATCCCGTGACACACGTCTCGTGGCGCGACGCCCGCGCCTACGCCGAGTGGGCCGGCAAGCGACTCCCGACCGAGGCCGAGTGGGAGTACGCCGCCCGCGGGGGACTCGACGGGAAACGCTTCCCGTGGGGCGACGACCTGCGACCCGGCGGCGAGCACCGCTGCAACGTCTGGCAAGGGGAGTTCCCCGACCACGACACGGCGGCGGACGGCTACCACGGCACGGCTCCCGTCGACGCCTACGAGCCCAACGGCCACGGCCTCTACAACGTCTCGGGCAACGTCTGGGAGTGGTGTGCCGACTGGTTCAGCCCGGACCACCACGCGACCGACGACTACAGCCACGTCGACCCCACCGGTCCCGCGGACGGCACCCAGCGCGTGATGCGCGGTGGCTCGTACCTCTGTCACCGGTCGTGGTGCAACCGCTACCGCGTCGCCGCCCGCTCGAAGAACACGCCCGACAGCTCGACCGGCAACATCGGCTTCCGGTGTGTGGTCGACGCGGCGGACTGACGCCGCCGTTCGGAACGGCGGGCGGAGGTGTGTGCGTTGTATTACTGTGTATTCGCCCCACCGGGCGCGCACACGTCGGACCGACGGGCATTTGCTCCGCCCGACCGGAGGATGGCTGTGTCGCCGATCGACGACAGTCCGGCCCCGTCACTGCTGCTGTACTTCGACGCCAGCGTCCACTACGGGGCCGACAACGCCAGTCCCACCTCGGCGGCCGTCGGCTACCACGTCGACGACGGGGCCGAGACCGTCGTCGAGGGGTCGGAGCGCGTCGACGCCTTCGTCTCCAGTGCCCACCTGGAGTTCCGGGCGCTGCTGGAGGCGGTCCGTGCCGTCGAGGGGCTCGGGACGCGCGTGGCCTCGCTGCACGTCCACGGCGACGCCGACGCAGTCGTCCGGGCCGTCGACCCCGAGGAGTCGGCCACCCCGTCGGACCGGATCACGCGCCGGCGCGTCGAGCGCATCCGCGACGCCGTCGCGGACGTGCCGGTCGTGACCTACCGGGCGGTCGGGCGAGGGGAGAACGAGCGCGCACACGCGCTGGCGCGAGCGGCCCACCGCTGAGGCTCAGTCGCGACAGCCCTCACACCTGACCGCGCCGGGGAGTGTCGGCCCGCCGCAGCGACGACAGCGGTCGGTGCCGGTCGAGCCGGTTCGCATCGCCCGTTTGATTCTCCCCAGCATCGCTTGACACGTAGTACCACAGCGACTTATTTCTACCGGGTATCGAAAGTTCCACTGGGAATAAGAGAGCATACGTATCACTCTCACCGCGTATCTGTGACAAACCGCACCAGCGGCCGGGCAACGGTAGCTTTTACTCGCCACCGTCGTCAGGCAGTGGTATGTCTTCACCAGGCGAGTTCGAGGAGTTCGGTGGTCGACACGTCCCGGAACCGCTCGAGGAACCGCTCGCGGAGCTCGCGGCGGCTTTCGAGGAGCTCCGGGACGACCAGGCGTTCGTCGAGGAACTGGACTCCCTCCGGGAGCACTTCGGTGGCCGGCCGACGCCGGTGTTCCACGCCGAGACGCTCAGCGAGCGCTACGACGCGAACATCTACTTCAAGCACGAGGACCTGCTCCACGGCGGGGCTCACAAGCTGAACAACACGCTCGGGCAGGCGCTGCTGGCGAAGAAGGCGGGGAAAGAGCGGCTCATCGCGGAGACCGGCGCGGGCCAGCACGGCACCGCGACGGCGATGGTCGGCGCGCTGCTGGACATGGACACGACCGTCTACATGGGTCGGCACGACATGCAGCGCCAGGAGATGAACGTCTTCCGGATGCGGCTGATGGGGGCCGACGTCGAGCCAGTCGAGCGGGGCAACGAGGGGCTCGCGGAGGCCGTCGACGCCGCGATGGAGGACCTCGTCGAGAACACCGAGGAGACCCACTACCTCGTCGGCAGCGCCGTCGGGCCGGACCCGTTCCCGCGGATGGTCCGGGAGTTCCAGTCGGTCATCGGCCGCGAGGCCCGCGAGCAGATCCAGGACCTCCACGGCGACCTGCCCGACGCCTGCGTGGCCTGCGTCGGCGGCGGCTCGAACGCGATCGGCCTGTTCCACGCGTTCAAGGACGACGACGTTGCCCTCTACGGGGCCGAGCCGGCCGGCAAGGGGCTGGACTCCGGGCAACACTCCGCGCCGCTGTCGGCGACGGAGAACGAGGACCCGCAGATCTTCCAGGGGATGAAGACGCGGGTCATCGACGACGACACGGAGAACCACTCGGTCAGCGCCGGCCTCGACTACCCGGCGGTCGGCCCGGAACACGCCGCGCTCCAGTCGCTCGGTCGCGCCGAGTACCACGGGATCACCGACGAGGAGGCGCTGGCGGCGTTCCGGGAACTGAGCGAGGCCGAGGGGATCATCCCGGCGCTTGAGCCCAGCCACGCCATCGCGCTGGCGATCAAGCTCGCCGAGGAAGACCGCCACGACACCATCCTCGTCAACCTCTGTGGGCGCGGGGACAAGGACATGCAGACCGCCGCCGAGAAGTTCGACCTGTCGTAGGCGGGCCGCTCGACGTCCGGAGAACTGTTCGCGGGCGGCTCAGAACGGCGGCGAGTAGTCCTCGTACTCGTCCATCTCCTCCATCTCGTCGGTCTTGGAGGGCATCACGGCCGCCTGCGGACCGCCGGTGCGGACGACCTCGACGTCGGCGAGCTCGTCGACCGCGTCGGGCAGCTGGCGCTCGATGGCCTTCATCGTCATCGGGGCGATGCCACAGCCCGAACAGGCACCGCCGATGGCGACCGTCGCGGTGCCGGCCGCCTCGTCGACGTCACGGACTTCGAAGTTCCCGCCGTGGTCCTGGATCTGGGGGACGTTGTTGCTGAGGTAGTTCCGCGTCTTGCGTTCGAGGCCTTCGGCGCTCATACGCGACGTGCTTGGGACGCCACGGGGATATAATTAACCGATTAGCTCGCCCTAAAGTAACTTTAGGCGGAGCTAAAGGAGCTCTGTGGCGTGCGGAGAAGGTCGGTGACGAGAGAGAAGGCTTTAATCGGCCGGTCCGACAGTCGACTGACGATGGACGAGAGCGAATCCCCCGCCGACGGGCTCGCTGAGACCCTCCACACCGGCGACGCGGCCGCCGCGGAGGCGCATCTCGAACGCCTGCGCGATCGGGACCCCGAGACCGCGAAGGCCGCGCTCCGGGACGCCCGCTCCGTTCTCGCCGACGACGGGGGAACCGTCGAGGGCGTCGCCCAGCAGTTGGCGGCGTTCCTCGCGGCCGAGGACCGGTCGCTGCGGCTCACGGCCGCGAAGACGCTCGTCGCCGCGGCCGACGCCGATCCGGAGGGATGCCGCCCGGCGGCGGCTGCGCTGGCCGACCGGCTCGCCGACGAGACGGAGTTCTACTACGTCCGCGCTCGCTGTGCGGAGGCACTGGGCTATCTGGCGCTGGCCGCGCCCGACGAAGTGGGGACCCCCGAGCGGCTGGCCGACCTCCGGGTCGGGCTGGCCTTCGACGAACCCGAGGTGCGGGAGAAGCTCGCGAAGGCGCTGGAGTGCGTCGCGCTCGCCGACCCCGACCGGCTCACGCACCTGGTCGGGAGCCTCTCGGATCACCTCGACGACGACCGCGACCTCGTCCGCTACCACCTCTGTACGATGCTGGTCGCGACCGGCGACCGCGATCCCGCGGCGCTGGCGGACGCGCGGGACGCGCTGGCGGGTCGCCTCGACGATGAGGTTCCGCAGGTGCGGGGGCGCGCCGCGGAGGCGCTGGGTGTCCTGGCGCGTACCGACGCCGACGGGGTGCCGATCGGCGGACTGCGGAGCCTGCGGAGCGACGACGAGCAGTTCGTCGCCGATCGGGCCGCCTTCGCGCTCGACGCCGCCGACAGCGACGCCGCGGGCGACGAGCCGTTCGGCGACGTGGAGGCCCTGCGGGGAACCACCGACGAGATGGCCTCGGAGATCACCGCCGCGCCTGAGGGTGAGTGCCCCCACTGCGGGTTCGAACTGCCGCCGGACGGGCCGCCGATGTGTCCGCGGTGTGGCGGGCCACGGTGACACACGGGCGCACGGCGGTTTAGGCCTACCAAAAGATGAGAACGCTTTTAAATCGTTAGGCTGGCCTAAATCCTATGGGAGACGGTCCGAGCGAGACACCGACGCGCAGAGAGTGGCTGAAGTACGGCGGCGCGGCGGTCGGCGGGACGCTGCTGGCCGGCTGCTCGGAGGGCAGCGGCGACTCGTCGTCCGAACCGACCGAGACGGACACGGAGGCGACGACGGAGACCGAGACGGTGAGCGACTCGTCGTATTCGGTGACGATGGAGCCGATGGGCGAGGTCACCTTCGACGAGGTCCCCTCGTCGTGGTCGGCCTACTTCAGCACGTACGGCGATATGGGTATCGCGCTCGGCCAGCTGGACGATCTGCGGGGGCTACTCTTCACCGAGAACTGGCCCCTGGAGTACTTTGACTACCTGCCGGGCGTCGACGCCTCCTTCGACGGCGTCACCCAGCTGATGGGCGATGGCGGGCTCGGCAAGGAGGCGTTCTACGAGCTGGACAGCGACGTCCACCTCTTCGACCCGAACTTCGTCCAGCTGCTGGACGACACCTGGACCGACGACGACTTCGCGGAGATCGCCACGAGCGTCGGCCCGATCGTCGGCAACTCCATCCGCCGTCGCGGTTCGGACTGGCACGACTACCGGTACTACTCGCTGTACGAAGCCTTCGGGAAGATCGCCGAGGTCTTCCAAGAACAGGAGCGATACGAGGCGCTGAAGGCGGTCCACGACGACCTGCTGGCGACCATCGAGGCGGAGCTCCCGCCGGCCGAGGAGCGCCCCACCGTCGGCCTGCTGTCGGTCAACTCCGACTTCGAGGAGGGCGCGTTCTACGCGTACCCGGTCAACGATGGCAACGGTCACAAGCAGTACCGCGACCTGGGGATGCAGGGGGCCTTCGACGAGCACATCGAGGGCGGCTACGCGAAGTGGGACTACGAGCAGCTGCTGGAGGTCGACCCAGACGCGCTCCTCTTCCAGTACGGGTTCTCTCACGTCTCCGCCGAGACCTTCGAGCAGCGGATGGAGCGGATGCGGTCGGACCCGGTCGGGGGCCAGCTGTCGGCGGTCCAGAACGACCGGCTCTACCGCGGGGGCACCTCCTATCAGGGACCACTTATCAACCTCTTCCAGACGGAGATCGCGGCCAAGCAGTTCTATCCGGAAGTGTTCGGGGAGTGGGACGGCCTGGCGACGCTGGCCGACGCGGAGGCTCAGTTGTTCGACCACGAACGGGTCGCCGACGTCATCACGGGCGACCACTGAGACGGGACTGGCGGTCGTCCACAGTCTCGCAGACCCCCCGAGAGATGGAAACCCTTTTGCGTATTTAGGCGGGCCTAAAAATATGCACGGCGACGAATCCGGCGACCGAACACGTCGAAGTTACCTCAAGTACGGCGGCGGACTCCTCGCGAGCGGACTGCTCGCGGGCTGTTCCGAGGGGGCGGGCGACGAGGGCGAAGCGACGGAGCGGACGGGTACCGGGAGCAAGTCCTACACCGTCTCGATGGCCCCCGTCGGCGACGTGACCTTCGAGTCGGTCCCCGAGCGGTGGGAGTCGTACTTCCCGGGCTACGCCGATATGGGCGTCGCGCTCGGCCAGGCCGACGGCCTGACGGCGGTCGGAGTCAAGTCCCGCTACCACACGGAGTACTACGAGGAACTCGACGGCGTCTCCGTCGACGAGGATAGCGTCACGGAGCTGTACGACGAGGGAATCGACAGGGAACTGTACTTCGAGCTGGACAACGACGTCCACCTCACCGACCCGCAGTGGCTGCTGCAGAACTCCTTCTTCGGACTGGAGGAGGCCGACGTCGAGTCGATCACCGACACCGTCGGCCCGTTCGTCGGCAACACGGTCTTCCGCCGGACGGACCCGTGGCACGACTACCGCTACTACGACATGTACGGGGCCTTCCGGAAGGTCGCGCAGGTCTTCGGGCGCGAAGAGCAGTACGCGGCGTTCGAGTCCTTCCACGACGACTTCCTCGCCCGCGTACAGGCGGACCTCCCCGCGGCGGACGACCGGCCCGCCGGCCTGCTCTGTTTCGCCGGGTCGGCCGAACCGGAGAAGTTCTCGCCGTACCGCATCACCGACAAGGGCACCAACAAGAAGCAGTTCCACGACCTCGGGGTCTCCGACGCGCTGGCGGGGACCGGCATCGAGGGACTGTCCACGGACGACCGGGGGCGGATCGACTACGAGACGATGCTGGAGGTCGACCCGCCGGCGCTGTTCGTCCGCGGCCACGAGGACAAGAGCCGCGAGGAGTTCGTCGACACGGTGCTCTCCTATATGACGGAACACAGCGTCGCAAGCGAACTCACCGCGGTCGAGAACGACGACGTCTACCGCGGCGGTCCGATCTACCAGGGACCCATCCAGAACCTCTTCCTGACCGAGCGGTTCGCGACGCTGCTGTACCCCGACACGTACAGCGGTGAGCTGTTCGACCGGGGCCGGCTCTCGGCGATCGTCACCGGCGACGACTGAGCCGGTCGACCGACCGGCTCGGTCGCCGGGTGTGCCCGTTTCGAAACTCCTTTAGCTATTTAGGGTGGCCTAAAAGATATGGACGACGAGACACGCGTCGCCGAGCGGACGACGGGGGAGGTGTGGCCGTAGCGATGGCGAGTGGGACGGCGAACGGCACCGGGACGGCGTCGGGGGAAGCGGGCTGGTTCGACTGGGTGGACGGCCCGCTGGTGACGCTCTGCCTGGGGAGCCTCGCCGCCGTCGTCGCGGGCGGGCTCGTGCAGGTGAGTTTCGGGACGTTCTCGATGACGATCGTCGACGCGTGGCAGGCCGTGTTCAACCCGGCCGTCCTGTTCGACCGCCGCGTCTGGGAGTCGTTCCTGCTGGGCTCGGAACTGCCCGAGATGAACAAGCGCAGTCTGATCGTCTGGAGCATCCGCCTGCCGCGGGTCCTCGTGGGGGTACTCGTCGGGATGAACCTCGCCGTCTCCGGCGCGATCTTCCAGGCGGTCACGCGCAACGAACTCGCGAGCCCGTTCATCCTCGGCGTCTCCTCGGGGGCGGGGCTGACGATCCTGCTGACACTGGTCGTCTTCTCGGGTGCGACGCTCGTGATCCCGCTGGTGGTCGGGACCCTCGTCTTGGGGATCGGCTCGCTGCTGCCGATCGTCGCCGCCGTCGGGGGTATCGTCGCCTTCCTGATCGTCTACGCCATCGCCTGGAAGAACGGCACCTCGCCGGTCCGGCTCGTCCTCGCCGGGGTCATCGTCAGCACGATCTTCGGGAGCCTCCAGACGGGGCTGTTCTTCTTCGCCGACAGCATCGGCGTCGTCCAGTCGGCCATCGCCTGGACGACCGGCTCGCTGACCGGCACCGACTGGGAACAGGTCCGGATGGCGCTGCCGTGGACGGTGCTCTCGCTGGGGCTCGCGCTGGTCAGCGCCCGGCAGCTGAACGTCCTCCTGCTGGGCGAGAGCACGGCGAAGTCCC from Haloarcula litorea encodes:
- a CDS encoding ABC transporter ATP-binding protein, with protein sequence MSTIRLDNVTKEFSDVTAVDDVDFEIEDSELLVLVGPSGCGKTTLLRTITGLETPTEGEVYIDDNRVTDIPARKRDVALVFQNFALFPHMSVFENISFNLRMQGDLDGEEIEARVEDIAEMLDIGELLERDISELSGGQKQRVSLGRAIVTNPAAFMLDEPLANLDANLRDQMETEIVRLQKRLGITTVHVTHNQSEAMTMGDRIAVMNDGEIQQLGTPETVFYEPANLFVARFIGSPTMNLVDATVESDVVRVGGFGDASLAVPVDTDAVGERDVVLGARPEHVEVRQDDPGGSEWLSMEVAFEEFHGANRYLFFEPPGVEEFVAQVDSSEDFGTGDRVSVRLVPDQVHLFDPASGERVNEATIEGPSTPVPESHKGDDD
- a CDS encoding carbohydrate ABC transporter permease yields the protein MSVQQKLLESRYRVRNGVEYAKKHPENALLRGVAVAVLVSAAIYFVIPLYWLFVAAFKPPNTIGFPPDIVPSTVSLTNFETILAQTQFVGQYLVNSVIVAGGSAVLVLAIATPAGYAFSRYDIRYKNYLMIAILFVQMIPFLAMIIPLYRIFSIVGLLDTLLVIVIVASANTIPVGTWLIKGYFDTVPEGLEEAARVGGASRFQAFRVIIPLAKPALGAVTIYAFVGAWNQFVIPLTFTNSEAKWVYPVALYRFISRQGVVNWGLLGAASLIAMLPILVLFVTFQKQFVAGLTGAEYKG
- a CDS encoding formylglycine-generating enzyme family protein — protein: MTDEDPACCGPDRGSDERPARAGGDRRGTDAARRATEPAGGDDDRTEGMVRLDGGTFTMGTDSDEGFPQDGEGPTREVTLSPFHVDRHAVTVAEFLTFVRETGHTTDAERYGWSFVFEDFVADADREHVRQRVDAAPWWVAVADATWLRPDGPSSSVLDDRERLKHPVTHVSWRDARAYAEWAGKRLPTEAEWEYAARGGLDGKRFPWGDDLRPGGEHRCNVWQGEFPDHDTAADGYHGTAPVDAYEPNGHGLYNVSGNVWEWCADWFSPDHHATDDYSHVDPTGPADGTQRVMRGGSYLCHRSWCNRYRVAARSKNTPDSSTGNIGFRCVVDAAD
- a CDS encoding glycogen debranching N-terminal domain-containing protein; translated protein: MTEEVLVDGHTFLVTDEAFALDGTGGLFHRDTRYLSDLSVSVEGTDLAPVGSTLQSPWRRRVTYADAASTVNKIDESEEQKHTTLALTRDQVVAEGLGLVERVHVTNHARSATTVQLSVDVDADFENLFEVRDLSTGIDREIERSAGDDRIGWRYDPADAGGAATTVWFDRAPETLTSRGATCRLPLASQASETVTVAALPGGTDGPVEASLFDRAVEAAGGPELGVDAAALAGSRYGTLFERAVADLRALVTATDHGPVPLAGVPWFATVFGRDALLTAYNAVPVAPTLAAGTLRYLAAHQGTGEDPYREEAPGKIFHEIRQGELAERGEIPHTPYYGTVDATPLWLVVLDETRRWTGDESLVDDLWAAAQRAVDWLDRATDRGREDPFLYYREADSAGLVHKAWRDTERSVQFADGRPADAPLASAEVQGYVYDAYRRTAAMARERDQYADAREYERRAERLAERFDAEFWLPEREYYGTALTGDGRVVDSTTSNVGHCLWSGLVPDERAGAVVDTLLDDGLNSGWGVRTMSSEDAGYSPVSYHVGSVWPHDNALVALGTADYGFHEAAERVATGVLEACRNLDRQRVPELYCGFADETPYPYPSACEPQAWGASTPVALLRALFGLDPDEGVTRTPSSLDVERDAVAALVDGADATVAAGGDAP
- a CDS encoding reverse transcriptase-like protein — translated: MSPIDDSPAPSLLLYFDASVHYGADNASPTSAAVGYHVDDGAETVVEGSERVDAFVSSAHLEFRALLEAVRAVEGLGTRVASLHVHGDADAVVRAVDPEESATPSDRITRRRVERIRDAVADVPVVTYRAVGRGENERAHALARAAHR
- a CDS encoding sulfatase, encoding MRVLLVDVDSLRPDHLGCYGYDRPTSPTVDALAADGVRFTRAYASDTPCLPSRTALAAGRFGARTGVVTHFGEGQWYDHGASGHEADADAPLAFRHLSRHGVRTATVSSFGSHHAAYHFSGSFTDAIQPTPRKDTETAADVTREATAWLDRHAADDDWLLHVQYWGVHHPYHDVTDDVETLRDDDWTPDWPDGEALAAQRGTTGPRTADLWPTPDAVGEPDYEAQYADWPMPDRFETPEDVAHLVDGYDASVRRIDRHVDRLLTALDDAGVREEVTVVVTADHGEALGEHGLYAEHGLAHPPTQRVPLVVAGPAVDDPDRAVDAQVYQFDLTATLCDLFDAPVPDGWDAAPLTDALRGRSFDGRDALVCGHGIFTFSRAVYEDEWAYIRILHPGVFSHPALFNAPDAEGPAAGLELLHDREADPHMTENVVADHPDVADRLRRRLADWRDEMLATADAGGTDPLARMAVDSGPFYYVDPEELAAYYRETDRSDRQVRAVERARSFPTDR